The Sulfurimonas hydrogeniphila genome includes a window with the following:
- a CDS encoding GNAT family N-acyltransferase, which translates to MLDIEKAYKTNFKKAVKYLPASVNNFFIQRLKKIFHEEKYNEIHEKNHYLHGLEFVDSMLELLDIDYTIKPKELKNIPSTGRVLVVANHITGASDAFALVQLIASVRENKKVRLMVNGMLMGVTQASDIIIPVDNITGAITKTSIKAINEALKNEEAVIIFPAGIVNRFSLKGIKDTPWKASFLKIAKRNKTPILPVRIEGRNSFLFYFVSLILPKKLSGLLMLPHEFVTAGDKKPLVFNIGRVIPLSSFSDENISIAEYLKLFYRHLYTLGTKKECVLQTETTITAAHNKMLLRAEVNNAEVLGHTLDGKKIILAQADEAPFLMQELGRVREISFRAIGGGTGTAKDNDLYDNYYKHLILWDEEDLEIVGAYRIGEVAQIIKNRGMEGLYTYNLCDFSKHFQDYCNNSVELGRSFVQPKYWGSRALDNLWQGVGAYLAKNPHIIYTYGTVTINADTPKQAVAALVYFYSLHFSCNTDMMSAKTPYFMSYEQKQEFDMLFKYRSYKEGFVVLKKYLKELGTAVPTLFKQYAELYDEGAVRFFDFSVNEGLHGVVEGFIIADNSKMKEAKRKRYIKNFESEKI; encoded by the coding sequence ATGTTGGATATAGAAAAAGCCTACAAAACAAATTTTAAAAAAGCCGTAAAATACCTGCCGGCATCTGTTAATAATTTTTTTATACAAAGACTCAAAAAAATATTTCATGAAGAAAAATATAATGAAATTCATGAAAAAAACCATTATCTGCATGGACTGGAGTTCGTTGACAGTATGCTTGAACTTTTGGATATAGACTATACCATCAAGCCAAAGGAGCTCAAAAACATTCCCTCAACGGGCAGAGTACTTGTTGTTGCAAACCATATAACAGGAGCATCAGATGCCTTTGCTTTGGTACAACTCATAGCAAGTGTAAGAGAAAACAAGAAAGTAAGACTGATGGTAAACGGTATGCTCATGGGTGTGACACAGGCAAGTGACATCATCATTCCCGTTGACAACATTACAGGAGCCATTACAAAAACAAGTATCAAAGCCATTAATGAAGCTCTAAAAAATGAAGAAGCGGTAATCATTTTTCCCGCAGGCATTGTCAACAGATTTTCACTCAAAGGGATAAAAGACACCCCGTGGAAAGCAAGTTTTTTAAAAATTGCCAAAAGAAACAAAACACCGATCCTGCCGGTAAGAATCGAGGGTCGCAATAGCTTTTTATTTTATTTTGTCTCGCTGATACTTCCCAAAAAGCTCAGCGGTCTGTTAATGCTCCCGCATGAATTTGTCACAGCAGGAGATAAAAAACCGCTAGTATTTAACATAGGCAGAGTTATTCCTCTCAGCTCTTTTTCTGATGAAAATATCAGCATTGCCGAGTATCTCAAACTTTTCTACCGGCATCTTTATACCCTTGGAACAAAAAAAGAATGTGTATTGCAAACTGAGACTACCATCACAGCAGCGCATAATAAGATGCTTTTGCGTGCAGAGGTAAACAATGCCGAAGTTTTGGGACATACACTTGACGGCAAAAAAATCATTCTCGCCCAGGCGGATGAAGCACCGTTTTTAATGCAGGAACTCGGACGCGTGAGAGAAATTTCTTTTCGTGCAATCGGCGGCGGGACAGGCACGGCAAAAGACAATGACCTGTATGACAACTACTACAAACATCTTATCCTTTGGGACGAAGAAGATCTTGAAATTGTCGGAGCCTACCGCATAGGGGAAGTCGCACAAATCATAAAAAACCGTGGTATGGAAGGGCTGTATACTTACAACCTGTGTGATTTCAGTAAACATTTTCAAGACTACTGCAACAACTCCGTAGAACTCGGACGCAGTTTTGTGCAACCAAAATACTGGGGCTCACGGGCACTCGACAATCTGTGGCAGGGCGTCGGTGCCTATTTGGCAAAAAATCCGCATATCATTTATACCTATGGCACAGTTACCATTAATGCAGACACACCAAAACAGGCCGTTGCGGCACTTGTCTACTTCTACTCTCTGCATTTTTCCTGCAATACCGATATGATGAGTGCAAAAACACCCTATTTTATGAGCTATGAACAAAAACAGGAGTTTGACATGCTTTTTAAATACAGATCCTACAAAGAGGGGTTTGTTGTTTTAAAAAAATATCTCAAAGAGTTGGGAACGGCTGTGCCGACTTTGTTTAAACAGTATGCAGAACTGTATGATGAGGGGGCTGTCCGCTTTTTCGATTTTAGTGTCAATGAAGGACTCCATGGTGTGGTCGAAGGATTTATCATTGCAGACAATTCAAAAATGAAAGAGGCGAAAAGAAAACGCTACATTAAAAACTTCGAATCTGAAAAAATTTAA
- the dapA gene encoding 4-hydroxy-tetrahydrodipicolinate synthase gives MNLVTGSSTALITPFKNGKLDEQTYAALIQRQINNGMNAVCPVGTTGESATLTHDEHKRCIEIAVEVCKGTQTKVLAGAGSNATHEAIEIAKHAQSCGVDAIFSVSPYYNKPSQEGLYQHYKAIAEAVSELPFMLYNVPGRTGVDISADTTIRLFDDVKNIYGVKEATGSLERTVELLSRRPELKVFSGDDAIDYPILANGGAGITSVTSNLMPDLKSELVNKALSGDFMGAKAINDKLYPLNKVMFCESNPIPIKAAMYIAGLTETLEYRLPLVAPSKENMKKIEEVMKNYDIKGL, from the coding sequence ATGAATTTAGTAACAGGTTCTTCAACCGCACTGATAACTCCGTTTAAAAACGGAAAACTTGATGAACAGACCTATGCTGCGTTAATACAACGCCAAATAAACAACGGTATGAATGCAGTATGCCCTGTCGGAACAACAGGCGAAAGCGCCACACTGACACATGATGAACACAAACGCTGTATAGAAATTGCCGTAGAAGTCTGTAAAGGCACGCAGACAAAAGTTTTGGCAGGAGCAGGCAGCAATGCAACACATGAAGCGATAGAAATTGCCAAACATGCGCAAAGCTGTGGTGTTGATGCTATTTTTTCTGTTTCTCCCTACTACAACAAACCATCACAAGAAGGTCTGTACCAACACTATAAAGCTATAGCAGAAGCTGTCAGCGAACTGCCGTTTATGCTTTATAATGTTCCCGGACGTACAGGTGTGGACATTTCTGCAGACACGACTATCAGACTTTTTGATGATGTCAAAAATATTTACGGAGTCAAAGAAGCGACAGGCAGCCTGGAGCGTACTGTAGAACTGCTTTCGCGCAGACCCGAATTAAAAGTATTTTCAGGGGATGATGCGATTGACTATCCTATTTTGGCAAACGGCGGAGCAGGAATCACTTCAGTTACATCCAATCTTATGCCTGACCTGAAATCAGAACTCGTCAACAAAGCGCTCAGCGGTGATTTTATGGGGGCAAAAGCCATCAATGACAAACTCTACCCTTTGAACAAAGTGATGTTTTGTGAGTCAAATCCTATTCCGATAAAAGCGGCAATGTATATAGCAGGACTTACAGAGACACTGGAGTACAGACTGCCTCTTGTTGCTCCAAGCAAAGAAAACATGAAAAAGATTGAAGAAGTAATGAAAAATTACGATATTAAAGGACTCTAA
- a CDS encoding enoyl-ACP reductase — protein MKNKTLFVSGGTRGIGKAIVYAFAKEGCNVAFTYASSADTANEIIKDIETNYGVKCRAYKLDILEPNTYKDVYKEFDEDFDRLDYFISNAIISGRAVVGGFGPFMRLKPKGLNNIYTATVDAFVVGAQEAAKRMEKTGGGSIISMSSTGNLVYTPNYAGHGTNKAAVEAMVRYAAAELGEKNIRVNAVSGGPIDTDALKAFPNYEEVKAEVVRRSPLSRMGVPEDLTGACKFLCSDEASWLTGQTIVIDGGTTFQ, from the coding sequence ATGAAAAACAAAACTCTCTTTGTAAGCGGCGGAACTCGCGGAATCGGCAAGGCAATTGTGTATGCTTTTGCAAAAGAAGGCTGTAATGTTGCCTTTACCTATGCTTCAAGCGCTGATACCGCAAATGAAATTATTAAAGATATCGAGACAAATTACGGAGTAAAATGCCGTGCCTACAAACTGGATATATTAGAGCCAAACACATATAAAGATGTTTATAAAGAGTTTGACGAAGATTTTGACAGACTGGATTATTTTATATCCAATGCAATTATCTCAGGGCGTGCCGTTGTCGGTGGATTTGGACCGTTTATGCGCCTTAAGCCAAAAGGTCTCAACAATATCTATACGGCAACGGTAGATGCTTTTGTCGTCGGTGCACAGGAAGCTGCCAAAAGAATGGAAAAAACAGGAGGCGGCAGCATTATTTCCATGAGTTCTACAGGAAACCTTGTTTATACGCCGAATTATGCAGGTCACGGAACAAACAAAGCTGCTGTTGAGGCTATGGTACGTTATGCCGCAGCTGAACTCGGTGAGAAAAATATTCGTGTCAATGCCGTAAGCGGCGGACCGATTGATACCGACGCACTCAAGGCATTTCCAAACTACGAAGAGGTAAAAGCTGAAGTTGTCAGACGCTCTCCGCTTTCTCGTATGGGTGTTCCTGAGGATTTAACAGGTGCATGCAAATTTTTGTGTTCTGATGAGGCATCCTGGCTGACAGGACAGACAATAGTCATTGACGGCGGAACTACTTTTCAGTAA
- the serA gene encoding phosphoglycerate dehydrogenase, translated as MQKYTVVVCDHIHEAGLKMLQEDENINFIMAADVDKKELVETIIPKADVAITRSSTDVDEFFIEHATNMKAIVRAGVGVDNVNIPECSKKGIIVMNVPTANTIAAVELTMTHMLSCMRMFPYSHDHLKNQRIWKREKWYGYELKGKKLGIIGFGNIGSRVAKRAKAFEMDIVAYDPYIDPSKVTDLDMIYTKNFDDILACDVITIHTPKNQETINIIDKEEIAKMKDGVVLVNCARGGLYNEDALYDGLKSGKIRFAGIDVFVKEPAINNKLLDLDNIVVSPHLGANTYESQYNIGTQAAQNAIAAAKGIAYPNAMNLPIDESKIPPFVKPFLEMGQKIGFLESQINKSKIISIKVKGQGEIANYVDSLATFVTVGALSHSSETINYVNADFVAKEKAIEVEAVNLGDSKVYKNLITVKITTNEGTTSISATIFEDGLQRIVAIDGFDIEFPLKGDMVLFKNSDVPGVIGSVGTILADNNVNISDFSLARNEQSEALAVILVDNAVNDTTLNELASLDACISVNYARL; from the coding sequence ATGCAGAAATATACAGTAGTTGTGTGTGACCATATCCATGAAGCCGGCTTGAAAATGCTTCAAGAAGATGAAAATATCAACTTCATCATGGCAGCTGATGTGGATAAAAAAGAGCTTGTTGAAACAATTATTCCAAAAGCAGATGTTGCCATCACAAGAAGTTCAACGGATGTTGATGAATTTTTTATAGAACATGCAACAAATATGAAAGCTATTGTGCGTGCCGGTGTCGGTGTTGACAATGTCAACATTCCCGAGTGTTCCAAAAAAGGAATCATTGTAATGAATGTACCGACTGCCAATACAATTGCTGCGGTAGAACTTACTATGACACACATGCTTTCATGTATGAGAATGTTTCCGTATTCTCATGACCATTTGAAAAACCAGCGAATCTGGAAGCGTGAAAAGTGGTACGGATATGAACTTAAAGGTAAAAAACTCGGTATTATCGGTTTTGGAAATATCGGTTCCCGTGTTGCGAAACGCGCAAAAGCATTTGAGATGGATATAGTTGCCTATGATCCGTATATCGACCCTTCAAAGGTAACTGATTTGGACATGATCTATACGAAAAATTTTGATGATATTTTGGCATGTGATGTTATCACGATACATACACCGAAAAACCAAGAGACAATTAATATTATCGATAAAGAAGAAATTGCAAAAATGAAAGACGGCGTTGTGCTTGTCAACTGTGCACGTGGCGGACTCTATAACGAAGATGCTTTGTATGACGGACTGAAATCCGGTAAAATTCGTTTTGCCGGCATCGATGTGTTTGTTAAAGAGCCTGCAATTAACAATAAACTGCTTGATTTGGACAATATTGTCGTTTCTCCTCACTTGGGAGCAAATACCTATGAGTCTCAGTACAATATCGGAACACAGGCGGCACAAAATGCAATCGCCGCGGCGAAAGGAATAGCCTATCCTAATGCAATGAATTTGCCGATAGATGAGAGTAAAATACCTCCTTTTGTAAAGCCATTCTTGGAAATGGGACAAAAAATCGGTTTTCTGGAGTCTCAGATTAATAAGTCTAAAATAATCTCTATAAAAGTAAAAGGGCAGGGAGAAATAGCAAACTATGTTGATTCTCTTGCTACTTTTGTGACAGTTGGGGCATTGAGCCACAGTTCAGAGACTATAAATTATGTAAATGCAGACTTTGTTGCCAAAGAAAAAGCTATTGAAGTTGAAGCGGTTAATTTGGGAGACTCAAAAGTTTACAAGAACCTGATCACTGTGAAAATCACAACAAATGAGGGAACAACATCAATTTCGGCTACAATTTTTGAAGACGGGTTACAGCGTATTGTTGCAATAGACGGTTTTGACATTGAATTCCCTCTCAAAGGTGATATGGTTCTGTTTAAAAACTCTGATGTTCCCGGTGTCATTGGCAGTGTAGGAACTATACTTGCAGACAACAATGTCAATATTTCAGATTTTTCATTGGCAAGAAACGAGCAGTCAGAAGCGCTTGCTGTGATCTTGGTAGACAATGCGGTAAATGATACTACCTTGAATGAATTGGCATCTTTAGATGCCTGCATAAGTGTTAACTACGCTCGTTTATAA
- a CDS encoding 30S ribosomal protein S1: MAFDNESFEEEENFAEMFAASEKKQETSRIVEGEIVEIQADENRALVSVGDKLEGILSLDEIRDENGELKFNTGDKIKVMQMGYYNERPKISYKKVLEQEKTIEFIDAHKEDFEDLVVEGVITKKNRGGYVVEADAVSFFMPRSLAAFKETDDVVGRKIKAQVVKIDPAENSIILSRRKLFNEERKKKKEIIDQLMAEDVIVEGTIKKITSYGMFVDVGGVDGLVHYNEISYKGPVNPSKLYKEGDVVTVKAISYDKDKRHLSLSIKAVQPDPWAEVESELDEGDTITVTVSNIEAYGVFVDLGNDIEGFLHISEITWNKNVKNPNDYLEVGQEIDVEVIEINSKTHKLRVSLKRLLPKPFDEFVKKYHEGDVVTGTVTSLTDFGAFVRIDGVEGLLHNQDISWDKNTKAKDVLKSGEEVEVKIAKINKEDQKISLNRKTLLESPIDKFATTHKVNSVVKGTIRDIKDFGVFVSLEDGVDALIRDEDLAPLVKEELEPGQEIEAAIANIDTRRDRIRLSVKKLDYIKNQAMLEEINDTESHSLGDLIKDKFK; encoded by the coding sequence ATGGCGTTCGATAACGAATCATTTGAAGAAGAAGAAAATTTTGCAGAGATGTTCGCAGCAAGCGAAAAAAAGCAAGAAACAAGTCGCATCGTAGAAGGTGAAATAGTAGAGATACAGGCTGATGAGAACAGAGCATTAGTAAGTGTAGGTGATAAACTCGAAGGTATATTAAGCCTTGACGAAATCCGTGATGAAAACGGTGAGTTGAAGTTTAATACCGGTGATAAAATTAAAGTTATGCAAATGGGATACTACAATGAGCGTCCCAAAATATCATACAAGAAAGTTTTAGAGCAGGAAAAAACTATAGAGTTTATTGATGCACACAAAGAGGATTTTGAAGACCTGGTTGTTGAAGGTGTCATTACGAAGAAAAATCGTGGCGGATATGTTGTTGAGGCTGATGCAGTTTCATTCTTTATGCCGCGTTCTTTAGCAGCATTCAAAGAGACTGACGATGTTGTAGGGCGTAAAATCAAAGCACAGGTTGTGAAAATTGATCCGGCTGAAAATTCGATTATTCTTTCACGTCGTAAGCTTTTCAATGAAGAGCGCAAAAAGAAAAAAGAGATTATTGATCAACTGATGGCTGAAGATGTTATTGTTGAAGGGACTATCAAAAAAATCACCAGTTACGGTATGTTTGTAGATGTCGGCGGTGTTGACGGTTTGGTACACTACAATGAAATCTCTTATAAAGGTCCGGTAAATCCGTCAAAACTTTATAAAGAGGGTGATGTTGTAACTGTCAAAGCAATCTCTTATGACAAAGACAAGCGTCATCTTTCTTTATCTATCAAAGCTGTTCAGCCTGACCCTTGGGCAGAAGTTGAAAGTGAACTGGATGAGGGCGACACAATTACTGTTACTGTTTCAAATATTGAAGCATACGGTGTTTTTGTTGATCTTGGAAATGATATAGAAGGTTTCTTGCATATTTCAGAAATCACATGGAACAAAAATGTAAAAAATCCAAATGATTATCTGGAAGTTGGACAGGAAATCGATGTTGAAGTAATAGAAATCAATTCTAAAACACATAAACTTCGTGTTTCATTAAAAAGACTATTACCAAAACCATTTGATGAATTTGTTAAAAAATATCATGAAGGTGATGTGGTGACCGGTACAGTTACATCTTTAACTGATTTTGGTGCATTTGTCCGTATAGACGGTGTTGAAGGCCTTTTACACAATCAGGATATTTCATGGGACAAAAATACAAAAGCAAAAGATGTTTTGAAATCCGGTGAAGAAGTTGAAGTAAAAATTGCCAAAATCAACAAAGAAGACCAAAAAATATCTTTAAACCGTAAAACACTTTTGGAGTCACCTATAGACAAGTTTGCTACAACACACAAAGTAAACTCTGTAGTCAAAGGGACTATTCGCGACATTAAAGACTTTGGTGTATTTGTTTCTCTCGAAGACGGTGTTGATGCACTTATTCGTGATGAAGATTTGGCGCCACTGGTAAAAGAAGAGTTAGAGCCGGGTCAGGAAATAGAAGCTGCAATTGCAAACATTGATACCCGTCGTGACCGTATCCGTTTATCTGTTAAAAAATTGGATTATATCAAAAATCAGGCAATGCTTGAAGAGATTAATGATACAGAATCACACTCTCTCGGTGACTTGATAAAAGATAAATTTAAATAA
- a CDS encoding 4-hydroxy-3-methylbut-2-enyl diphosphate reductase, which yields MKIELAENYGFCFGVKRAIKIAEENTNAATYGPLIHNSKEIARLDKDFKVGLVEDFQTFKPGDKAIVRTHGIVKGELAQLKENGIEVVDATCPFVTKPQEIAQEMSENGYDVVIFGDESHPEIKGVKSYATHGATVVTSVQELQNLKFHERIALIAQTTRKVEDYMEIANYLIPRHKEVRIFNTICNATFENQEAVRKLSKKADVMIIIGGKNSSNTKQLFNISYENCPNSHHIEDENELESEWFLDKKHCGVTAGASTPDWIIQNVINSIEKSIN from the coding sequence ATGAAAATAGAGCTTGCAGAAAACTACGGTTTTTGTTTTGGTGTGAAACGGGCGATTAAAATTGCAGAAGAAAATACAAATGCAGCAACCTATGGTCCGTTGATTCACAACTCTAAAGAGATAGCAAGACTGGATAAAGATTTTAAAGTAGGCCTCGTTGAAGATTTTCAAACATTCAAGCCGGGAGATAAAGCAATCGTTCGGACACACGGTATAGTCAAAGGTGAACTTGCGCAACTCAAAGAAAATGGCATTGAAGTGGTGGATGCCACCTGTCCGTTTGTGACAAAGCCACAGGAGATAGCTCAGGAGATGAGTGAAAATGGGTATGATGTTGTCATTTTCGGGGATGAATCACACCCTGAGATAAAAGGAGTAAAGTCTTATGCAACACACGGTGCAACGGTTGTTACAAGCGTTCAAGAGTTACAGAATCTGAAGTTTCATGAACGTATAGCACTGATTGCCCAGACAACAAGAAAAGTAGAAGACTATATGGAGATTGCAAATTATCTGATTCCCCGCCACAAAGAGGTACGTATTTTTAACACGATATGCAATGCAACATTTGAAAATCAGGAAGCTGTGAGAAAACTTTCTAAAAAAGCAGATGTTATGATAATCATCGGTGGAAAAAATTCATCAAATACCAAACAGCTTTTTAATATATCTTATGAAAACTGTCCAAACAGTCATCATATTGAAGATGAAAACGAATTAGAGAGCGAGTGGTTTTTGGATAAAAAACATTGTGGTGTTACTGCAGGTGCCTCCACTCCGGACTGGATTATACAAAATGTTATCAATTCGATTGAAAAAAGTATAAATTAA
- the aroA gene encoding 3-phosphoshikimate 1-carboxyvinyltransferase: protein MNTVVVSPAESFSLKISEIAPDKSISHRSVMFAMLSKGVSEIENFLRAEDTMNSLEIVKNLGANVEDDGKIIKISSNGIQEPFEILDCGNSGTGMRLFCGLLSSANGHFVLTGDKYLRRRPMKRVTEPLMSIGAKLDGRKNGDLAPLSIRGASLKAFDYESKIASAQVKSAMILAALRADGVCRYREPELSRDHTERMLKGMGADIKVDGLTTTVTPLKKLLEPLKIRVPADPSSAFFFAVAAAIVPGSQVILEGVTLNPTRIEAFKALERMGADISYELTDDRYEPVGNIHVKYAPLHSIVIEENISWLIDELPALSIAMATANGESIVKNAKELRVKESDRISTVVEGLRACGIEVDEYEDGYKITGGALKKAKVESDGDHRIAMSFIIAGVKCGMEVSDLECINTSFPNFFELLSKISETEFTE, encoded by the coding sequence ATGAATACGGTAGTTGTTTCTCCTGCTGAGTCTTTTTCTCTGAAAATTTCAGAAATTGCCCCGGACAAGTCTATTTCACACCGAAGTGTCATGTTTGCAATGCTAAGCAAAGGTGTCAGTGAGATAGAAAATTTTTTACGGGCCGAAGATACGATGAACTCTTTGGAAATTGTAAAAAATCTTGGTGCAAATGTCGAAGATGACGGAAAAATCATTAAAATATCCTCTAACGGCATACAGGAACCGTTTGAAATACTTGACTGCGGTAATTCGGGAACAGGTATGCGCCTTTTTTGCGGACTGTTAAGTTCTGCAAACGGACATTTTGTTCTTACGGGAGACAAATATCTTCGTCGCCGCCCGATGAAACGTGTTACGGAACCGTTGATGAGCATCGGTGCAAAACTTGACGGCAGAAAAAACGGAGATTTGGCACCGCTCTCAATTCGCGGCGCTTCTTTGAAAGCTTTTGATTATGAGAGTAAAATTGCTTCAGCACAGGTGAAAAGTGCAATGATTTTGGCAGCACTGCGGGCAGACGGGGTGTGCAGGTATCGCGAGCCGGAACTTTCACGTGACCATACAGAACGAATGCTCAAAGGTATGGGGGCAGATATCAAAGTAGATGGTTTGACAACGACTGTTACACCGTTAAAAAAACTTCTTGAACCTTTAAAAATTCGAGTTCCTGCTGATCCTTCTTCTGCTTTTTTCTTTGCAGTTGCGGCTGCGATTGTTCCGGGTTCTCAGGTAATTCTTGAAGGTGTTACACTAAATCCTACAAGAATAGAAGCTTTTAAGGCATTAGAACGTATGGGAGCGGATATCTCTTACGAATTAACAGATGACAGGTATGAGCCTGTTGGCAATATACATGTAAAGTATGCGCCTTTGCACTCAATTGTCATTGAGGAAAACATCTCATGGTTGATTGATGAACTGCCGGCACTCTCCATAGCTATGGCAACTGCAAATGGCGAGAGTATTGTCAAAAATGCCAAAGAGTTGCGGGTCAAAGAGTCTGACAGAATTTCTACGGTTGTTGAAGGTCTGAGAGCCTGCGGTATTGAAGTTGACGAATATGAAGACGGATACAAAATTACTGGCGGAGCATTGAAAAAAGCCAAGGTTGAGAGTGACGGAGACCACAGGATTGCTATGAGTTTTATTATTGCAGGAGTGAAATGCGGGATGGAAGTGAGTGATTTGGAGTGTATAAATACCTCTTTTCCAAACTTTTTTGAACTTTTAAGCAAAATAAGTGAAACGGAGTTTACAGAATGA